One part of the Primulina eburnea isolate SZY01 unplaced genomic scaffold, ASM2296580v1 ctg328_ERROPOS900000+, whole genome shotgun sequence genome encodes these proteins:
- the LOC140820950 gene encoding uncharacterized protein, with protein MKRFELVVGMKFKDVHEFRSVLVDWTVRSGVELVFKKNEKSRVTAVCKAGCEWRLHASLVMGGPTFQVKTLTGKHTCVRASSNNLATYKYLSKRIEMIVCENPTIPVEKLKRVIRRKCNVDVSKYKAYRAKKAALEKLKGMFKDQYLKLWDYCETVRKYNPGSKIIVKRDHSFSVPTFQRMYFSLQALKSGFLAGCRPVIGLDGCFLKTNYGGQLLVAIGRDGNENVFPIAMAVVQVENFDNWRWFINELLEDIGFERWTFISDRQKGLLEALNELAPECEHRFCVRHLYQNFARKHPGLELKGMLWAAASTTNKNEFAMWMKRIEAADRKTSPDHETAAEWLNKIPPAHWTSITSSLPLSGELSVAGLGVEVDVFPASISDFTSEEPPTSTPRTISGKHQRK; from the exons TGGAGTGGAGCTAGTGTTTAAAAAGAATGAGAAAAGTAGGGTTACTGCAGTGTGCAAAGCCGGATGTGAATGGAGATTGCATGCCAGTTTGGTAATGGGAGGGCCAACATTTCAGGTAAAAACTCTTACTGGAAAACATACATGTGTTAGGGCCAGTAGCAACAACTTGGCGACATATAAATATTTgtctaaaagaattgaaatgaTTGTGTGCGAGAATCCTACAATTCCAGTGGAGAAGCTTAAAAGAGTTATAAGAAGAAAATGTAATGTAGATGTGAGCAAATATAAAGCATACAGGGCCAAGAAAGCTGCTCTAGAAAAACTTAAAGGAATGTTTAAAGATCAATATCTTAAACTTTGGGATTACTGTGAGACCGTTAGGAAATATAACCCAGGTAGCAAGATTATAGTAAAAAGGGATCACTCATTTTCTGTGCCTACATTTCAAAGAATGTATTTTAGTCTTCAAGCATTGAAGTCTGGGTTTTTAGCTGGTTGTCGACCTGTTATAGGTCTTGATGGATGTTTCTTGAAAACAAATTACGGTGGACAACTTTTAGTAGCTATTGGCAGAGATGGAAATGAAAATGTTTTCCCAATAGCAATGGCAGTGGTGCAAGTGGAGAATTTTGATAATTGGAGATGGTTCATCAATGAGTTGTTGGAAGACATCGGATTCGAGAGATGGACATTCATCAGTGACAGACAAAAGGGGCTGTTAGAGGCGCTTAATGAGCTTGCACCAGAGTGTGAACATAGATTTTGTGTACGCCATTTGTACCAAAATTTTGCAAGGAAGCATCCTGGTTTAGAATTGAAAGGAATGTTGTGGGCAGCCGCAAGTACAACAAACAAGAATGAGTTTGCTATGTGGATGAAAAGAATAGAAGCAGCTGATAGAAAGACTTCTCCAGATCATGAGACTGCGGCTGAATGGTTGAACAAAATCCCACCTGCTCATTGGACCAG TATCACTTCTTCATTGCCGTTGTCGGGTGAGCTCTCAGTTGCTGGCCTTGGCGTTGAGGTCGATGTATTCCCAGCGTCCATCTCAGACTTCACTTCGGAGGAACCTCCAACATCAACACCTCGTACAATTTCAGGCAAACACCAGCGGAAATAG